One Megalopta genalis isolate 19385.01 chromosome 5, iyMegGena1_principal, whole genome shotgun sequence DNA window includes the following coding sequences:
- the LOC117227513 gene encoding C-type lectin lectoxin-Thr1 produces the protein MQKFSLPFLAFAIVVAFFPSAEADGSVRGGECSKRKVCSLSDVSLDDDELGKRMYVISTSVKNAGKISCAPSLKRNDYVVTRGLGAHKLQRDKVSWNEARKACMMEGANLALLDSAEKEALFRGWMDKESLAGLWLGFHDLYEEGSWTTVTGEMVDGFAYYPWAKGEPDNWNRQEHCAILWAPRINEFGADDYTCNHKAAFVCEINLCDSLGPLGLSAANSTLPSRPDSHLSVSRDPTSPDTNDDNSFG, from the exons ATGCAGAAGTTCTCGCTGCCGTTCCTGGCTTTTGCCATCGTCGTCGCGTTCTTCCCGTCCGCCGAGGCCGACGGTTCGGTAAGGGGCGGCGAGTGTTCCAAGAGGAAAG TATGTTCGTTGTCGGACGTCAGCTTGGACGACGACGAGCTCGGCAAGCGAATGTACGTGATCTCCACGTCCGTGAAAAACGCCGGCAAAATCTCGTGCGCACCCTCTTTGAAGAGGAACGATTACGTTGTCACGCGAGGCTTGGGCGCCCACAAGCTGCAGAGGGACAAGGTGTCCTGGAACGAAGCGCGAAAGGCTTGCATGATGGAAGGAG CTAACTTGGCCCTGTTAGATTCCGCGGAAAAAGAAGCCCTGTTCAGAGGCTGGATGGACAAAGAGTCGTTGGCGGGTCTCTGGTTAGGCTTCCACGATCTGTACGAGGAAGGCTCCTGGACCACCGTGACCGGCGAGATGGTCGACGGGTTCGCCTATTACCCGTGGGCCAAGGGCGAGCCCGACAATTGGAACAGACAGGAACATTGCGCCATCCTCTGGGCGCCGCGTATCAACGAATTCGGGGCGGACGACTACACGTGCAATCACAAGGCCGCGTTCGTCTGCGAAATCAATTTGTGCGATTCCTTGGGCCCCCTTGGCCTTTCCGCCGCTAATTCGACCCTGCCGTCAAGGCCCGATTCGCATTTAAGCGTGTCTCGCGATCCCACGAGTCCCGATACCAACGATGATAATTCGTTCGGGTAA
- the LOC117227519 gene encoding uncharacterized protein LOC117227519: MQKFPLLAFTIGAFFVAQFPSGRSGERFLLPGLLELPKNNNNTENTDDPQSCRLAMAKTSCATSLDRCDYAITPGIGAHKLHKRKMTWNEARKICIMEGGHLPLLNSAKKEALFKSLMAKNSLNAVWIGFHDLFEEGSWTTVTGELVDTMSYHPWANDEPDNWNNEQHCGILWEKFKDGGVDDYKCSNTVPFICEIDLCPPSNNLIFPNEGVMWKRVDIACQKTRSDDAFPNEILSRTTAKRTKRSSALSHGPRPVSRSVRSKSTPTSSLVVRTLARRASAGGARRVVGFKVVGRRRRSRRRPLRNAGFPVWWDRSAERSNNRSGRRAVSILRRTGGVAQTIPRRGGPRFAVLPRRCIRASRSLRIAVIAANNAASAFPSSFTAPRTHIEIAGECFVAEMNKGVLILLALAGVLFQLSSEARADSAKCQTSYDAETQLFYINGQKIENNNAARLKEGYVVTAGVGAHKLYPRKIPWNTARKACIKDGGHLAIVNSIAEERILVNLLQSANMVEAWVGIHDQYEEGDWITLTGESIEKAGYDVWSTLWPNEPDNLGGSQNCGVFRKEGAYDDVVCVLHHPYICEIDVY, translated from the exons ATGCAGAAGTTTCCGCTGCTCGCGTTCACCATTGGCGCGTTTTTCGTCGCGCAGTTCCCGAGCGGTCGGAGCGGCGAAAGATTTCTTTTACCAGGTTTATTAGAATTgcccaagaacaacaacaacacggaAAACACAG ACGATCCGCAGTCGTGTCGACTCGCCATGGCCAAGACCAGCTGCGCGACCTCTTTGGATAGGTGCGATTACGCGATCACGCCGGGCATAGGAGCCCACAAGCTCCATAAACGCAAGATGACGTGGAACGAAGCTCGAAAGATCTGCATAATGGAAGGAG GTCACTTGCCCCTGTTAAATTCCGCGAAGAAGGAAGCCCTGTTCAAAAGTTTGATGGCTAAGAACTCGTTGAACGCCGTCTGGATAGGTTTTCACGATCTGTTCGAGGAAGGCTCCTGGACCACCGTGACGGGCGAATTGGTGGACACGATGAGCTATCATCCGTGGGCCAACGACGAGCCAGACAATtggaacaacgaacaacacTGCGGGATCCTCTGGGAAAAGTTCAAGGACGGCGGGGTCGACGATTACAAATGCAGCAACACGGTCCCGTTTATCTGCGAAATCGATTTGTGTCCTCCTTCGAATAACCTTATTTTTCCCAACGAAGGCGTG ATGTGGAAACGCGTCGATATCGCGTGCCAAAAAACGCGATCCGACGACGCGTTTCCAAACGAAATTCTCTCGCGGACGACGGCGAAGCGAACGAAACGATCGAGCGCTTTATCGCACGGTCCGCGACCCGTTTCTCGATCCGTTCGATCGAAATCGACTCCGACATCTTCCTTGGTCGTTCGAACGCTCGCTCGACGAGCATCGGCCGGTGGGGCGCGTCGGGTCGTCGGATTCAAGGTCGTCGGTCGTCGGAGAAGGAGTCGAAGGCGGCCGTTGCGGAATGCTGGATTTCCAGTTTGGTGGGATCGTTCCGCGGAAAGAAGCAACAACCGCAGCGGTAGAAGGGCGGTATCGATATTAAGACGAACAGGGGGCGTTGCACAGACGATTCCCCGTCGAGGCGGTCCGCGGTTTGCAGTGCTTCCACGACGGTGCATTCGAGCGAGTCGATCGTTACGGATCGCAGTGATCGCAGCGAACAACGCCGCATCGGCGTTCCCGTCGTCGTTTACCGCACCGCGCACGCACATAGAG ATCGCTGGTGAATGTTTCGTGGCTGAGATGAACAAGGGCGTGCTAATTCTCCTCGCTCTCGCCGGCGTACTGTTTCAGTTGTCAA GCGAGGCGCGAGCCGACTCGGCGAAATGTCAGACCAGCTACGACGCTGAGACGCAGTTGTTTTACATAAACGGGCAAAAAATCGAGAACAACAATGCCGCGCGGCTGAAGGAGGGATACGTGGTCACGGCCGGCGTCGGCGCTCACAAGCTGTATCCGAGGAAGATCCCGTGGAACACCGCCCGCAAGGCTTGCATAAAGGACGGAG GTCACCTGGCCATCGTGAACTCCATCGCCGAGGAAAGGATTCTGGTGAACCTGCTGCAGTCGGCGAACATGGTCGAGGCGTGGGTGGGCATTCACGACCAGTACGAGGAAGGCGATTGGATCACCCTGACCGGCGAGTCGATCGAGAAGGCCGGCTACGACGTGTGGTCGACGTTGTGGCCGAACGAGCCGGACAATTTAGGCGGAAGCCAGAACTGCGGGGTGTTCAGGAAGGAGGGTGCATACGACGACGTGGTGTGCGTCCTGCACCATCCGTACATCTGCGAGATCGACGTCTACTAA
- the LOC117227516 gene encoding hemolymph lipopolysaccharide-binding protein, whose product MCDYSSIAVLVFASFASILAEGETIGDATFESLLRYPRALNLSSRNQGSPQLVNMNGNFNYQAAQQVFFVTGASLARDLLSSKGPKGCATFLDRDDYVLKPGIGAYKLHRRKIRWNHARKSCVDEGGNLAVLNNAEEEKFLAEWLRRESVDRAFLGVHDQFEEGDWVTYNGESLDSVGFEKWATEPFPNQPDNYGGEQNCGVLNKEGGMDDVQCFHLHPYLCEITFC is encoded by the exons ATGTGCGACTACTCGTCGATCGCCGTGCTCGTTTTCGCGTCCTTCGCGAGCATCCTCGCCGAAGGAGAAACGATCGGCGACGCGACGTTCGAATCGTTGTTGAGATATCCGAGGGCCTTAAACCTGAGCAGCCGGAATCAAG GTTCGCCGCAGCTAGTCAATATGAACGGCAATTTCAATTATCAAGCCGCGCAACAGGTGTTTTTTGTAACCGGGGCATCGCTGGCGCGCGATTTGTTGTCGAGCAAAGGGCCGAAGGGCTGCGCGACCTTCCTCGACAGGGACGATTACGTTCTGAAACCGGGCATAGGAGCGTACAAGCTGCACAGGCGCAAGATCCGGTGGAATCACGCTCGGAAGTCTTGCGTCGACGAAGGAG GTAATTTGGCGGTGTTGAACAACGCGGAGGAGGAGAAATTCCTCGCGGAGTGGCTGCGGAGAGAGAGCGTCGACCGTGCCTTCTTAGGTGTCCACGATCAGTTCGAGGAGGGCGATTGGGTGACGTACAACGGGGAGTCGCTCGACAGCGTCGGCTTCGAGAAATGGGCCACCGAGCCGTTCCCGAATCAGCCGGACAATTACGGCGGCGAGCAGAACTGCGGGGTCCTCAACAAGGAAGGCGGAATGGACGACGTCCAGTGCTTCCACCTGCATCCCTATTTATGCGAGATCACCTTCTGCTAA
- the LOC117227515 gene encoding hemolymph lipopolysaccharide-binding protein, whose product MRAHSSIAVLVSAAFCALATLARGQTVSDETLESVFRYPRLNRTSPNQGSSQAINMNGNYNYQAAQQVFFITGASLGSNSLSNKGPNGCVTFLERDDYVLKPGIGAYKLHRRKIRWNHARKSCVDEGGNLAILNNAEEERYLADWLRKERVDRAFLGVHDQFEEGDWVTYNGESLDSVGFEKWATEPWPNQPDNADGVQNCGVLNKEGGMDDVQCFHLHPYLCEITLC is encoded by the exons ATGCGCGCCCACTCGTCGATCGCCGTACTCGTTTCCGCGGCCTTTTGCGCCCTGGCCACCCTGGCTCGAGGACAAACGGTCAGCGACGAGACGCTCGAATCGGTGTTCAGGTATCCTAGGCTCAACCGGACCAGCCCCAATCAAG GTTCGTCCCAGGCGATCAATATGAACGGTAATTACAATTACCAAGCCGCGCAACAGGTGTTTTTTATAACCGGCGCATCGCTGGGAAGTAATTCGTTGTCGAACAAAGGGCCGAATGGCTGCGTGACATTCCTCGAGAGGGACGATTACGTTCTGAAACCGGGCATAGGAGCGTACAAGCTGCACAGGCGCAAGATCCGGTGGAACCACGCTCGGAAGTCTTGCGTCGACGAAGGAG GTAATTTGGCGATTCTGAACAACGCGGAGGAGGAGAGATATCTCGCGGATTGGCTGCGAAAAGAGCGCGTGGACCGTGCCTTCTTAGGTGTCCACGATCAGTTCGAGGAGGGCGATTGGGTGACGTACAACGGGGAGTCGCTCGACAGCGTCGGCTTCGAGAAATGGGCCACCGAGCCGTGGCCGAACCAGCCCGACAATGCCGACGGTGTGCAGAATTGCGGGGTCCTCAACAAGGAAGGCGGAATGGACGACGTCCAGTGCTTCCATCTGCATCCCTATTTATGCGAGATTACTCTCTGCTAA